The genomic region CGGTCGAGCGTTACAAGGACAGCCACGCATTGGTCATCAAACCGGCATTGCGGGAAGGTAGGGTGGTGTATGAAGGAACCTGAGCGTTTTCCGGCTGATGATCCTCGGAATTGGCTGAAACGTGCCAGTAGCAATGTGTCGCGAGCCAAGAGTCGTTTGCCCGATTCCTACCTCGAAGACCTGTGCTTCGACGCTCAGCAGGCAGCCGAGAAAGCTATCAAGGCGTTGATGATTAAGCGCGGAATCGACTTCCCATACATACATGATTTGGCCCAGTTGCTTTCATTGCTCAAGGAATCTGGCGAAGAAATCCCAGACGCTGTCGGTCAGGCTAGGAAACTCACTCGATTCGCCACTGTCACGCGCTACCCCATGAATCAGGCCGTCACCGAAACAGCACTACACCGAGGCCATCGCCATCGCCGAGGCCGTCCTCCGCTGGGCGGAGGAACGCATCGATTGATCCCCGCGAACGCAAGCACCTCGCCGAAGTAGACTATCCCAACGGCCGCACGAACCACAACAG from Gemmatimonadota bacterium harbors:
- a CDS encoding HEPN domain-containing protein, which gives rise to MKEPERFPADDPRNWLKRASSNVSRAKSRLPDSYLEDLCFDAQQAAEKAIKALMIKRGIDFPYIHDLAQLLSLLKESGEEIPDAVGQARKLTRFATVTRYPMNQAVTETALHRGHRHRRGRPPLGGGTHRLIPANASTSPK